A section of the Ensifer adhaerens genome encodes:
- a CDS encoding LysR family transcriptional regulator, whose protein sequence is MRQLRYFAMVVKTGGMSHAAARLKLAQTAISIQIRDLEREIGVSLFERHSRGVAPTKAGEILYERYNELERFLDRTLKDVQAAAGSVAPRPFIIGLTPSHMRLVGADVLIAAGARLPATSLKFVEELSFALINALERREIDVAFAYDVEGRSGLVREAVIEDELLFVTARAKTLDESPISFADALSEELFFAGERGIVTLVRRMAQRLSLEPRISSDMQSVPAIRARITEGGASLLPYGSVADGVSRGIFAIRRIERPVPSRTLYMVSRREERSPLEDELIGPFLKEVVGHICRASAPYAIIVDPRFNAAVPLSGPVKP, encoded by the coding sequence CTGCGGCAGCTTCGCTATTTCGCAATGGTGGTCAAGACCGGTGGCATGTCGCATGCGGCTGCGCGGCTGAAGCTTGCGCAGACCGCCATCAGCATCCAAATCCGCGATCTTGAACGGGAAATCGGCGTTAGCCTGTTTGAGCGACATTCGCGCGGTGTCGCGCCGACGAAGGCCGGCGAGATATTGTACGAACGCTATAACGAACTCGAGCGCTTTCTCGATCGCACGCTCAAGGACGTTCAGGCGGCGGCCGGCAGCGTCGCGCCGCGGCCTTTCATCATCGGTCTGACGCCGAGCCATATGCGCCTTGTCGGCGCCGACGTGCTGATTGCGGCGGGGGCAAGGCTGCCCGCAACCTCGCTCAAGTTCGTCGAAGAGCTGAGCTTCGCCCTTATCAACGCCCTGGAGCGCCGGGAAATCGACGTCGCCTTCGCTTATGACGTGGAAGGCCGGTCTGGCCTCGTCCGCGAAGCGGTGATCGAGGACGAACTGCTGTTCGTCACAGCGCGCGCAAAAACCCTGGACGAGAGCCCGATTTCCTTCGCAGATGCCCTATCGGAGGAGCTTTTCTTCGCCGGCGAGCGAGGCATCGTAACCCTGGTCCGTCGCATGGCGCAGCGCCTGTCGCTGGAGCCACGCATCTCATCCGACATGCAATCGGTGCCGGCGATCCGGGCGCGTATCACCGAAGGCGGCGCTAGTCTTCTGCCCTATGGCAGTGTTGCTGACGGCGTCAGCCGGGGCATCTTCGCCATCCGCAGGATAGAGCGCCCCGTACCGAGCCGGACGCTTTACATGGTGAGCAGGCGTGAAGAGCGCTCGCCTCTGGAAGACGAATTGATAGGCCCGTTCCTGAAGGAAGTGGTTGGCCATATCTGCCGCGCTTCGGCGCCTTACGCCATCATCGTCGACCCACGTTTCAATGCCGCAGTGCCTCTTTCCGGCCCTGTCAAGCCATAG
- a CDS encoding hydantoinase/oxoprolinase family protein, with protein MGGYRVTVDTGGTFSDFVYLDETTGETSISKVPSTPDDPSRAILSGIDILLSRGVQPDDVNYFCHGTTVGTNALLEGKGAKTGLLVTKGFRGIYEVGEQARPHGSAIFDILYEKPAPIVLPSLTGEVVERVVHDGSVLESLDEAALRETLGELRGQDVESVAVCLLFSFLHPGHEERIREIVREELPDCEVSLSCEIVPQIREYHRLSTTVINAYLQPVLARYIARLADRLEEAGVKTPQKYIMQSNGGMATFEATAKKGVSTVLSGPAGGVTASVAMARSSGHGDIVTFDMGGTSCDVALIKNGTAVIANRGKVEGRDIAIPMMDINTVSAGGGTIAEVDRFGVLQVGPESAGAIPGPACYSRGGTKPTITDCNLLLGYLSEENFLGGKMRLDARKARQAVETHVAGPLGMDALEAAEGVIRIINVKMEEAIKAISTTRGHDLRDFMLLPFGGAGPLHAGRMVRELGMAGFIVPLHAGVFSAMGLVMSDVTHDYVRSRLIPLDGSACGELAAIFAGMEAQALADLAEEGFPADRIRLQRALDLRYAGQGYELVVPLGGIGDGEDLARVREAFDAEHEAMFGHKAAQEAVEIVSYRVKAVGLLPPVHARRYQPNGGTLADACLGQRSVRFDGECLDCSVYQRERLDVGLAFTGPAVVEQFDCTTVILPGQQVRVDEFKNLIVTEVA; from the coding sequence ATGGGAGGCTATCGCGTCACCGTCGATACGGGCGGAACGTTTTCAGATTTCGTCTATCTTGATGAAACGACAGGGGAAACGTCGATTTCCAAGGTTCCATCCACCCCCGACGATCCGTCGCGGGCAATCCTTTCCGGAATAGACATCCTTCTGTCGCGCGGCGTTCAGCCGGATGACGTGAACTACTTCTGCCACGGCACGACGGTCGGTACCAACGCTCTTCTGGAGGGTAAAGGTGCAAAGACTGGTCTGCTCGTGACCAAAGGGTTTCGCGGTATCTATGAGGTGGGAGAGCAGGCCCGTCCGCACGGTTCGGCAATTTTCGACATTCTCTATGAAAAGCCTGCGCCGATCGTCTTGCCGTCGCTGACGGGTGAAGTCGTGGAACGGGTGGTGCATGACGGCAGCGTTCTTGAAAGTCTCGATGAGGCGGCACTCCGCGAAACACTCGGCGAACTGCGCGGCCAGGATGTCGAATCCGTCGCCGTCTGCCTGCTCTTCTCCTTCCTTCATCCGGGCCACGAAGAGCGCATCCGCGAGATTGTTCGTGAAGAGCTGCCGGATTGCGAGGTTTCGCTTTCCTGCGAAATCGTGCCGCAAATTCGTGAATATCACCGCCTCAGCACGACGGTGATCAACGCCTATTTGCAGCCGGTCCTTGCCCGCTACATCGCGCGCCTTGCCGACCGGCTCGAAGAGGCCGGTGTGAAGACGCCGCAGAAATACATCATGCAGTCGAACGGAGGCATGGCGACCTTCGAGGCGACGGCCAAGAAGGGTGTTTCGACCGTGCTCTCGGGGCCCGCCGGTGGCGTGACAGCCAGCGTGGCCATGGCGCGCTCGAGCGGTCACGGCGATATCGTCACCTTCGACATGGGCGGCACCTCCTGTGATGTGGCGCTGATCAAGAACGGTACGGCCGTGATCGCCAATCGCGGCAAGGTCGAAGGCCGCGATATTGCAATCCCGATGATGGACATCAACACGGTCAGCGCCGGCGGCGGCACGATCGCTGAAGTCGACCGCTTCGGCGTCCTCCAGGTCGGGCCGGAAAGCGCCGGCGCAATTCCAGGCCCGGCCTGCTACAGCCGAGGAGGCACCAAGCCGACCATCACCGACTGCAATCTGCTGCTCGGCTATCTCTCGGAGGAGAACTTCCTCGGTGGAAAGATGCGTCTCGATGCCCGGAAGGCGCGTCAGGCGGTCGAGACCCACGTGGCCGGGCCACTCGGCATGGATGCGCTGGAGGCGGCGGAAGGGGTCATCCGCATCATCAACGTCAAGATGGAAGAGGCGATTAAGGCCATCTCGACCACGCGTGGCCATGACTTGCGCGATTTCATGCTGCTGCCTTTCGGTGGTGCCGGTCCCCTCCATGCAGGCCGCATGGTACGCGAACTTGGCATGGCCGGCTTCATCGTGCCGCTGCATGCCGGCGTCTTCTCGGCCATGGGGCTCGTCATGTCCGACGTGACCCATGACTACGTCCGATCGCGCCTGATACCGCTCGATGGTTCAGCGTGCGGCGAGCTTGCGGCAATCTTTGCCGGCATGGAGGCGCAGGCGCTTGCCGATCTCGCGGAGGAGGGTTTCCCGGCCGACCGCATCCGTCTCCAGCGGGCCCTGGACCTGCGCTATGCCGGGCAAGGCTATGAATTGGTGGTTCCTCTCGGCGGGATCGGCGACGGAGAAGATCTCGCGCGAGTGCGCGAGGCTTTCGATGCCGAGCACGAGGCCATGTTCGGTCACAAGGCCGCGCAAGAGGCCGTGGAGATCGTCTCGTACAGAGTGAAGGCGGTCGGTCTCTTGCCGCCGGTTCATGCCAGGCGTTACCAGCCGAACGGTGGAACGCTGGCCGATGCCTGCCTCGGTCAGCGGTCCGTCCGGTTCGACGGCGAATGCCTCGATTGCTCCGTCTATCAGCGCGAGCGCCTTGATGTCGGGCTTGCCTTCACCGGACCGGCAGTCGTCGAGCAGTTCGATTGCACGACGGTCATCCTGCCCGGCCAGCAGGTTCGGGTTGACGAGTTCAAAAATCTCATCGTAACGGAGGTCGCGTGA
- a CDS encoding hydantoinase B/oxoprolinase family protein, with protein sequence MLQRNVSLDNKPTAVELEVIRASLGGIVQEMQNSLFRTGFSTIIRESQDASCALLDATAAIIAQHVVLPLHIGAFPACTQAVLRTFGDDIAPGDAFLINDPYEGGSPHAPDMAVITPLFFGQTLVAFCASIAHKGDIGGPVPGSCSGQAREVFNEGLQLPPVRYQRNFLPFGDVERIIAANSRTPELVLGDIRGQLGSARLGERRLCALLQKFGLTKCTAAFNELSEIAERRIRAVIETWKDGVFEAERFVDDDGVDLSKPVRIHVRVEKKGDALRFDFTGAADQTRGPANIRPPLVQAACAYALISLVDPNIFITSGILRSFSIETRPSSVLNPRYPAPVNTYNPTVHAVVDAIFAALGQVVPERSRADGCGSRSIILGGRQTNAGSSYVQYEIVGGGAGARSTRDGASGTTVNQSNAKIAPVEIIESEFPTRLLAFELIRDSGGAGKFRGGLGIRRKYLNLADARFSIRSTKHVIPAEGYSDGLSGRTGDIRINPDGESWKRLPSRYADYPLQAGDVFELETPGGGGYGDPLTRDLALVLADVRQGYVSIEAAGRDYGVVLVKGPDGPQLDVEATQRLRTVRSKAGAA encoded by the coding sequence ATGCTTCAGCGCAACGTTTCGCTCGACAACAAGCCAACGGCCGTCGAACTTGAAGTGATCCGTGCCAGCCTCGGCGGCATCGTGCAGGAGATGCAGAACTCGCTGTTTCGCACCGGGTTCTCCACCATCATTCGCGAATCGCAAGATGCTTCCTGCGCCCTACTCGACGCCACTGCCGCGATCATCGCCCAGCATGTGGTGCTTCCGTTGCACATCGGCGCCTTTCCTGCCTGTACGCAGGCAGTTTTGCGTACCTTCGGCGATGATATCGCGCCCGGTGACGCTTTTCTCATCAACGACCCTTACGAGGGCGGCAGCCCGCACGCGCCGGACATGGCGGTCATCACGCCGCTGTTCTTCGGCCAGACGCTGGTCGCGTTCTGCGCCAGTATCGCGCATAAGGGGGATATAGGTGGGCCGGTGCCGGGGAGTTGCTCCGGTCAGGCGCGCGAAGTCTTCAATGAAGGGCTGCAGTTGCCGCCGGTGCGCTACCAGCGCAACTTCCTGCCCTTTGGCGACGTCGAACGGATTATTGCCGCCAACAGCCGCACACCGGAACTGGTGCTTGGCGACATCCGTGGCCAGCTTGGTTCTGCGCGCCTCGGCGAGCGCCGGCTTTGCGCGCTCCTGCAGAAGTTCGGTCTTACCAAATGCACGGCCGCCTTCAACGAGCTGAGCGAGATCGCCGAGCGGCGGATACGCGCGGTCATCGAGACCTGGAAGGATGGTGTTTTTGAAGCCGAGCGCTTTGTCGACGACGACGGCGTCGACTTGTCGAAGCCCGTACGCATCCATGTCCGGGTGGAAAAGAAGGGAGACGCGCTTCGTTTCGATTTTACCGGGGCGGCAGATCAAACGCGAGGGCCGGCCAACATCCGCCCTCCGCTCGTCCAGGCGGCCTGTGCCTATGCGCTGATCTCACTGGTCGATCCGAACATCTTCATCACAAGCGGCATCCTGCGCTCGTTCAGCATCGAAACTCGCCCGTCCAGCGTGCTGAACCCACGCTATCCGGCGCCGGTGAATACCTATAATCCCACGGTGCACGCCGTCGTCGATGCAATCTTCGCGGCGCTTGGGCAAGTGGTGCCGGAACGCTCGCGCGCCGATGGCTGCGGCAGCCGCTCGATCATCTTGGGCGGCCGCCAAACGAATGCCGGCAGCAGCTATGTTCAGTACGAGATCGTCGGCGGCGGCGCCGGCGCCCGTTCCACCCGCGACGGTGCCTCGGGAACGACGGTCAACCAGAGCAACGCGAAAATCGCGCCGGTGGAGATCATTGAAAGCGAGTTCCCAACCCGCCTGCTTGCCTTCGAGCTGATCCGCGATTCCGGCGGTGCCGGCAAGTTCCGTGGCGGTCTCGGCATTCGGCGCAAATATCTCAACCTTGCCGATGCCCGCTTCTCCATCCGGTCTACGAAGCACGTCATTCCGGCCGAGGGTTACTCCGACGGCCTGTCCGGCCGCACCGGCGATATCCGGATCAATCCGGATGGAGAAAGCTGGAAGCGCCTGCCATCCCGTTATGCGGATTATCCGCTGCAGGCAGGTGATGTGTTCGAACTCGAAACCCCCGGCGGCGGCGGCTATGGCGATCCGCTGACACGCGATCTGGCATTGGTGCTGGCAGATGTCCGGCAAGGATATGTCTCCATCGAGGCGGCAGGGCGCGACTATGGCGTGGTGCTGGTGAAAGGGCCCGATGGTCCGCAACTCGATGTGGAAGCGACGCAGCGGCTGCGCACCGTGCGGTCCAAGGCCGGCGCGGCTTGA
- a CDS encoding NAD(P)-dependent oxidoreductase — MDAIVNTKPKAGVIGLGAMGYQMARHLKEKGFTVSGYDVSAEATTKSEAIGIPTRTDIAAVGSTSNVVIVMVQTDKQVVEVIREGGLLASLAPGSVICIASSIAPVTCRQLESEAAEKGVGVLDTPVVLGQEAADNGTLTVFAGGEANWLEAARPVLSAFSGNILHIGPSGTGQIAKTANNMLLWACICANFEALSLARELGANVPTLVSALMHSSGANWSLSRWGKSTGKWAEKDMDVALDLAQSVKLPLPLNGLVDQLMKSMNKERMQSLLN; from the coding sequence ATGGATGCAATTGTGAATACCAAGCCGAAAGCCGGTGTCATCGGCCTGGGCGCCATGGGCTACCAGATGGCTCGCCACCTGAAGGAAAAGGGTTTTACGGTCTCGGGCTATGACGTATCGGCCGAAGCGACCACCAAGTCTGAGGCAATCGGCATTCCCACCCGAACCGATATCGCGGCGGTCGGCAGCACCTCCAACGTCGTCATCGTCATGGTGCAGACCGACAAGCAGGTCGTCGAGGTCATTCGCGAAGGTGGGCTTCTCGCATCGCTTGCCCCCGGATCGGTCATCTGCATCGCAAGCTCGATTGCCCCGGTGACCTGCCGGCAACTCGAAAGCGAAGCCGCCGAAAAGGGTGTCGGCGTTCTCGATACGCCGGTGGTGCTTGGTCAGGAGGCCGCCGACAATGGAACCTTGACGGTGTTTGCCGGCGGCGAGGCGAATTGGCTGGAAGCTGCCCGCCCCGTCTTGTCTGCCTTCAGCGGCAATATTTTGCATATAGGGCCCAGCGGTACCGGGCAAATCGCCAAGACGGCCAACAACATGCTGCTTTGGGCGTGTATTTGCGCGAACTTCGAAGCGCTCAGCCTTGCCAGAGAACTCGGCGCAAACGTACCGACGCTGGTCTCGGCGCTGATGCATTCGTCCGGCGCCAACTGGTCGCTGTCGCGTTGGGGAAAAAGCACGGGCAAGTGGGCCGAGAAGGATATGGATGTCGCCCTGGATCTGGCTCAGAGCGTCAAGCTGCCGCTGCCGCTAAACGGTCTCGTCGACCAGCTCATGAAGTCCATGAACAAAGAACGCATGCAGAGCCTGTTGAACTGA
- a CDS encoding ABC transporter substrate-binding protein, with translation MRNFLKTALATGLTLLAGVLSPAAAKEALTKVNVAYDGFTMTSAPIQYTLAKGLFKKHGLDVNLVFVEGGSVLTQALVGGSIDIAQNGYTPSISAAVAGADVVIIGSMANRLPFQLVVDPSIQTPEDLRGKSIAISKFGSSTDTALKFALKSLGLETTDINILQLGGEGTRAAAFATHQVQGLMSQYPRTQEMVDEGSKMLVDVTEIIKDYPNTAYVASRNYLSSHPDVVKRFFMAIGEGLHDFRANPAEAMETTASFLKLEKGPAVEQAFRFYSEKVFPQDLRPSMPGVAAVLAELANTMPAAASVKPETIVDTTTLDALDSEGFFKALN, from the coding sequence ATGAGGAATTTTCTGAAAACAGCATTGGCGACAGGTCTGACCCTGCTTGCCGGTGTCCTGTCGCCGGCAGCGGCGAAGGAAGCCCTGACCAAAGTGAACGTCGCCTATGACGGCTTCACCATGACCAGCGCACCGATCCAGTACACGCTTGCAAAGGGCCTGTTCAAGAAACACGGGCTGGACGTCAATCTCGTCTTTGTCGAGGGTGGTTCCGTGCTGACGCAGGCCCTCGTGGGCGGCTCGATCGACATTGCTCAGAACGGCTACACCCCTTCAATTTCAGCCGCCGTCGCCGGGGCGGATGTGGTCATCATCGGTAGCATGGCCAACAGGCTGCCGTTCCAGCTTGTCGTCGATCCGTCAATTCAGACGCCCGAGGATTTGCGTGGGAAGAGCATTGCCATCAGCAAGTTCGGCTCCTCGACCGATACCGCGCTCAAGTTCGCACTGAAATCGCTCGGACTTGAAACGACGGACATCAATATCCTTCAGCTTGGCGGCGAAGGCACGCGCGCGGCCGCCTTTGCTACGCATCAGGTTCAGGGGCTGATGTCGCAATATCCGCGCACGCAGGAGATGGTCGATGAGGGCTCGAAAATGCTCGTGGACGTGACCGAGATCATCAAAGACTATCCGAATACGGCCTATGTCGCCTCGCGGAACTACCTTTCCTCCCACCCCGACGTGGTCAAGCGCTTCTTCATGGCGATCGGCGAAGGGCTTCATGATTTCCGCGCCAATCCCGCCGAGGCAATGGAGACGACGGCGTCGTTCCTGAAGCTTGAGAAAGGGCCGGCGGTGGAGCAGGCGTTCCGCTTCTATTCGGAGAAGGTGTTCCCGCAAGACCTCAGACCCTCGATGCCCGGTGTCGCCGCCGTTTTGGCCGAACTCGCCAACACCATGCCGGCAGCCGCCTCCGTCAAGCCGGAAACGATCGTCGATACGACGACCCTTGATGCGCTCGATAGCGAAGGCTTCTTCAAGGCGCTCAACTGA
- a CDS encoding ABC transporter ATP-binding protein, which yields MSQTTPVKLRADNVKLNYYNQRTKRDLNVLDGIDFSISEGELVSIVGPSGCGKSTFLAAVDGLVSIDGGKILIDGREVTKPGPDRGLVFQQDSLFPWRTVQRNVSYGLEIQKAADKEEIARRARTFVDLVGLAGFEDSYPNELSGGMRQRVNIARALAVDPELLLLDEPFAALDAQTREFMQFELLRILDRAQKTGLFITHQIDEAIFLSNRVIVFSARPAKVKEIVEIDLPKERTLDLKHTPRFMEIFRHIWRLIEEESTRMGLLRVQ from the coding sequence ATGTCGCAGACAACGCCGGTCAAGTTGAGGGCCGATAACGTCAAGTTGAACTATTACAATCAACGCACTAAGCGGGATTTGAACGTACTGGACGGCATCGACTTCAGCATCAGCGAGGGCGAGCTCGTCAGCATCGTCGGGCCGAGCGGCTGCGGAAAATCGACCTTTCTTGCTGCGGTCGACGGGCTCGTTTCGATCGACGGCGGCAAGATACTGATCGACGGTCGGGAAGTGACGAAGCCAGGCCCGGATCGCGGCCTCGTCTTCCAGCAGGATTCGCTCTTTCCTTGGCGCACGGTGCAACGCAACGTGTCCTATGGTCTGGAAATCCAGAAGGCCGCCGACAAGGAGGAAATCGCACGGCGCGCACGCACGTTCGTCGATCTCGTCGGGCTCGCCGGCTTCGAGGACAGCTATCCCAACGAACTCTCCGGCGGCATGCGCCAGCGTGTCAACATCGCCAGGGCCCTTGCGGTCGATCCGGAACTGCTGCTGCTTGATGAGCCTTTTGCCGCGCTCGACGCGCAGACCCGCGAATTCATGCAATTCGAGTTGCTGCGCATTCTCGACCGAGCGCAAAAGACCGGGCTTTTCATTACCCACCAGATCGACGAGGCGATCTTTCTTTCCAACCGGGTGATCGTGTTCTCCGCACGGCCGGCGAAGGTGAAGGAGATCGTCGAGATCGACCTGCCGAAGGAGCGAACGCTCGATTTGAAGCACACGCCGCGCTTCATGGAGATCTTCCGCCATATCTGGCGGCTGATCGAAGAGGAAAGCACCCGCATGGGTTTGCTGCGCGTACAGTGA
- a CDS encoding ABC transporter permease, giving the protein MTSVAEEREIPRRRKSEFTIYEFLVRNENALLGGVTLIAALLLWEAVVSFGWVNPLFTSSPSRIIATGYKMFADGSIYPHLTISGLELLVGYGLSIIVGVPLGILMGWYRRFDAALDPIISALYATPRIALLPLIMIWFGIGLGSKFAIIFLSAVFPILINTIAGVQTVERDYVKVARSFGASDRQMFLTVAFPAAVPFLLTGLRLGLGHALIGIVVGEMYSAQAGVGYLISVAGATFQTDLVMFGIILIATAGVILTNLLRMIERRFDRWRTNNKL; this is encoded by the coding sequence ATGACATCCGTGGCCGAAGAACGAGAAATCCCGAGACGGCGCAAATCCGAGTTCACCATCTATGAATTCCTGGTGCGCAATGAAAATGCCCTGCTGGGCGGCGTCACCCTGATCGCAGCGCTGCTGTTGTGGGAGGCGGTCGTCAGCTTCGGCTGGGTCAACCCGCTGTTCACAAGCTCCCCGAGCCGCATCATCGCGACCGGCTACAAGATGTTTGCCGACGGCAGCATCTATCCGCATCTGACGATCAGCGGACTGGAGCTGTTGGTCGGCTACGGTCTTTCGATCATCGTCGGCGTGCCGCTCGGCATCCTGATGGGCTGGTATCGTCGCTTTGATGCGGCGCTCGATCCGATCATTTCGGCGCTCTATGCCACACCGCGCATCGCACTCCTGCCGCTGATCATGATCTGGTTCGGTATCGGGCTCGGCTCGAAGTTCGCGATCATTTTCCTCAGCGCCGTGTTTCCGATCCTCATCAACACGATCGCCGGCGTCCAGACTGTCGAGCGCGACTATGTCAAGGTCGCCCGGTCCTTCGGTGCGAGCGACCGGCAGATGTTCCTGACCGTCGCCTTTCCCGCCGCAGTTCCCTTCCTGCTGACAGGGTTGCGCCTTGGCCTCGGTCACGCGCTGATCGGCATCGTCGTCGGCGAGATGTATTCGGCTCAGGCCGGTGTCGGCTACCTCATCTCCGTTGCCGGCGCGACTTTCCAGACGGATCTGGTGATGTTCGGCATCATCCTGATCGCAACGGCGGGTGTGATCCTCACCAATCTACTCAGAATGATCGAGCGCCGGTTCGACCGCTGGCGGACGAACAACAAGCTTTGA
- a CDS encoding SDR family NAD(P)-dependent oxidoreductase yields MKLIDQVAVITGAGRNIGEATAKLLAREGASIAVADIDANRAGRVAEEIRAAGGTAEPFLANVADEDGVKSLVKGVAQRFGKVDILVNNVAISDNKHILDVSKEEWDRVIAVTLTGTFLMSKYFAQQMVEQGHGGNIVNVGSTSGFYGRPRAVAYTAAKAGVTNLSRSLAIQLAKHRIRVNCVVPNKIGSPVGKDVFDPTRPVVNLRDRPGVPDDLARAILFLVSSDSDFIDGTTLFVDGGVSALMPGSEG; encoded by the coding sequence ATGAAACTCATCGATCAGGTAGCCGTCATCACAGGCGCCGGCCGTAACATCGGGGAGGCCACGGCAAAGCTGCTGGCCCGTGAAGGGGCAAGCATCGCCGTTGCCGATATCGATGCGAACCGTGCCGGCCGGGTCGCCGAAGAAATCCGCGCGGCCGGCGGCACCGCCGAGCCTTTCCTCGCCAATGTCGCCGACGAAGACGGCGTCAAATCGCTCGTCAAAGGGGTCGCCCAACGCTTCGGCAAGGTCGATATCCTCGTCAACAACGTCGCCATCAGTGACAACAAGCACATTCTCGACGTATCCAAGGAAGAATGGGACCGCGTGATCGCAGTGACGCTCACCGGCACCTTCCTGATGAGCAAGTATTTTGCCCAGCAGATGGTGGAACAGGGCCATGGCGGCAACATCGTCAATGTCGGCTCGACATCCGGGTTTTATGGACGTCCGCGCGCTGTCGCCTATACGGCCGCCAAGGCAGGCGTGACCAATCTGTCGCGTTCGCTGGCGATACAACTCGCCAAGCATCGTATCCGTGTCAATTGCGTGGTGCCGAACAAGATCGGCTCACCGGTGGGCAAGGACGTGTTCGACCCGACCCGTCCTGTCGTCAACCTGCGCGACCGGCCAGGCGTTCCGGACGATCTCGCCCGCGCGATCCTGTTCCTAGTCTCCTCCGATTCAGATTTCATCGACGGAACCACGCTTTTCGTGGATGGTGGCGTCTCTGCGCTTATGCCCGGCAGCGAAGGTTAG
- the gpmI gene encoding 2,3-bisphosphoglycerate-independent phosphoglycerate mutase, with protein MIMDGWGWREEPHGNAVLQANTPNFDRLWSQCPHALLTTHGPAVGLPEGQMGNSEVGHLNIGAGRIVMQELPRIDAAVADGSLRQRLAESGLPDVLGRTGGVCHLLGLVSPGGVHAHLLHIAALARTLRDLGIRSVVHAFTDGRDTPPGLAGDYLKQLADGLPEDTAVVTVSGRFYAMDRDNRWDRVAAAYGAIVEGKGIPAASVEQALEAAAARGETDEFLTPSVIGDYGGLQNGDAILCANFRSDRVREILSALLLPDFDGFKRSRKADIALGVGMVSYGTTLDAAMRTLFSPQSLADGLSETVSKAGKTQIHLAETEKYPHVTYFLNGGLEAPHAGEVRTMVPSPKVATYDLQPFMSAPELTEKVITAIDGGEYDLVVVNYANPDMVGHTGSLEAAIVAVETVDAALGKICESVRNRQGSLLVIADHGNCETMIDPETGAPHTAHTINPVPVILFGRPEIAALHDGILADVAPTLLALMGIDASAQMTGRPLFD; from the coding sequence ATGATCATGGATGGCTGGGGCTGGCGTGAAGAGCCGCATGGTAATGCCGTGCTGCAGGCAAACACGCCGAATTTCGATCGTCTATGGTCACAATGCCCGCATGCTCTGTTGACGACGCACGGTCCTGCCGTGGGTCTGCCCGAGGGACAGATGGGCAATTCCGAGGTCGGTCACCTCAATATCGGCGCCGGCCGCATCGTCATGCAGGAGCTGCCGCGTATCGACGCGGCGGTCGCCGATGGCAGTCTGCGCCAGCGTCTTGCCGAGAGCGGCTTGCCCGATGTGCTCGGCCGCACGGGCGGCGTTTGCCACCTTCTTGGTCTCGTATCGCCGGGTGGGGTGCATGCCCATCTGCTTCATATCGCAGCCCTTGCGCGGACGCTTCGCGATCTTGGCATCCGTTCGGTCGTCCATGCCTTTACCGACGGACGCGACACGCCGCCCGGATTGGCCGGAGATTATCTGAAGCAACTTGCCGACGGGCTTCCCGAGGATACGGCGGTCGTCACGGTCAGCGGCCGTTTCTATGCCATGGATCGCGACAATCGCTGGGATCGCGTTGCGGCAGCCTATGGCGCGATCGTCGAGGGCAAGGGTATCCCTGCGGCTTCCGTCGAACAGGCGCTCGAGGCGGCGGCGGCGCGTGGCGAGACGGATGAATTCCTGACGCCGAGCGTGATTGGCGATTATGGCGGCCTGCAGAATGGCGATGCCATCCTTTGCGCCAATTTCCGCTCGGACCGCGTCCGCGAAATCCTTTCGGCGCTGCTGCTGCCGGATTTCGACGGGTTCAAGCGGTCGCGCAAGGCGGATATCGCCCTTGGGGTCGGCATGGTTTCCTACGGCACCACGCTCGACGCCGCCATGCGGACGCTCTTTTCGCCGCAATCGCTTGCCGACGGACTGAGCGAAACAGTCTCGAAGGCTGGAAAAACGCAGATCCATCTCGCGGAAACCGAGAAATACCCGCATGTCACCTATTTCCTCAATGGCGGGCTCGAAGCGCCCCATGCGGGTGAAGTGCGCACCATGGTCCCCTCGCCGAAGGTGGCGACCTATGACCTGCAGCCCTTCATGTCCGCGCCGGAACTGACCGAGAAAGTGATCACCGCCATCGACGGCGGCGAGTACGATCTTGTCGTCGTCAACTACGCCAATCCCGACATGGTCGGCCACACGGGAAGCTTGGAAGCGGCCATCGTTGCCGTCGAAACGGTGGATGCCGCGCTCGGCAAGATCTGCGAAAGCGTGCGAAACAGGCAGGGTTCCCTTCTCGTGATTGCCGATCACGGCAATTGCGAAACCATGATTGATCCCGAGACCGGCGCGCCGCATACGGCTCATACGATCAATCCTGTTCCGGTCATCCTATTCGGCCGGCCTGAGATTGCCGCGCTGCATGACGGCATTCTGGCAGATGTCGCCCCAACCCTACTTGCGCTCATGGGGATCGACGCATCAGCACAGATGACCGGTCGCCCTCTCTTCGATTAA